Proteins from a single region of Mailhella massiliensis:
- the tsf gene encoding translation elongation factor Ts, producing the protein MAITAAMVKELRDKTGAGMMDCKKALTECEADVEKALDWLRQKGLSKAAKRADRATSEGVIACATGNNGKVAAIVEVMTETDFVARGEKFQDFAKTVAEEVAANAPENLDAFQDRVNDLAASTGEKTVLGRFVRMSIEGEGTVGAYVHSNGKLAVLVEVLTDKAADENVAEFAKNVAMQIAASNPLALDASSLDPALLEREREVYRQKALAEGKPEKIIDKIAEGAVKKYCKEVCLLDQAYIRDDKMSVQDLMKATAKAAGCNVTIGKFVRIQLGA; encoded by the coding sequence ATGGCTATTACCGCTGCCATGGTGAAGGAGCTGCGCGACAAGACGGGCGCTGGCATGATGGACTGCAAGAAGGCCCTCACCGAATGTGAAGCCGACGTGGAAAAGGCTCTCGACTGGCTCCGCCAGAAGGGTCTTTCCAAGGCCGCCAAGCGTGCCGACCGCGCCACCTCCGAAGGCGTGATCGCCTGCGCCACCGGCAACAACGGCAAGGTGGCCGCCATCGTTGAAGTGATGACGGAAACCGACTTCGTGGCCCGCGGCGAAAAGTTCCAGGACTTCGCCAAGACCGTGGCCGAAGAAGTGGCCGCGAACGCCCCTGAAAATCTGGACGCCTTCCAGGACCGTGTGAACGATCTGGCCGCCTCCACCGGCGAAAAGACCGTGCTCGGCCGCTTCGTGCGCATGAGCATCGAAGGCGAAGGCACCGTGGGCGCCTATGTGCACTCCAACGGCAAGCTCGCCGTTCTGGTGGAAGTTCTCACCGACAAGGCCGCCGATGAAAACGTGGCCGAATTCGCCAAGAACGTGGCCATGCAGATCGCCGCTTCCAACCCCCTGGCTCTCGACGCCTCCAGCCTCGACCCCGCCCTTCTGGAACGCGAACGCGAAGTGTACCGCCAGAAGGCCCTTGCCGAAGGCAAGCCCGAAAAGATCATCGACAAGATCGCCGAAGGCGCCGTGAAGAAGTACTGCAAGGAAGTGTGCCTGCTCGACCAGGCCTACATCCGCGACGACAAGATGAGCGTGCAGGACCTCATGAAGGCCACCGCCAAGGCCGCCGGCTGCAACGTCACCATCGGCAAGTTCGTCCGTATCCAGCTCGGTGCGTAG
- a CDS encoding glycosyltransferase family 2 protein encodes MEDRVRLTALIITLNGERLLGKCLESLSFCDRILIVDSFSSDRTEEIAKEHGAIFIQNKWPGNAKQIRYGIDWLAANAPTDWVLMLDCDEIISPELRASILAALASPGDKTAFSMPRRTWYFDRFLMHGGSYPDRLFRLFLPEAIRIDNNGAHQKFVPAGPYGELSGDMLHYTYCSFQNQLEKLNDYAERGARDLEAQGRRGGVAAGLLHGSWRFIDMYIRKLGFLDGRAGFLMAAHTSFYTFLKYVRIHEGGWGAPYEHGLSHAGESTHPDSRRG; translated from the coding sequence ATGGAAGACCGCGTACGCCTCACCGCCCTCATCATTACCCTGAATGGGGAACGACTTCTCGGCAAGTGTCTTGAATCCCTTTCCTTCTGTGACAGAATCCTCATCGTCGATTCCTTCAGTTCCGACAGAACGGAAGAAATAGCGAAGGAACACGGGGCCATCTTCATTCAGAACAAATGGCCCGGCAACGCGAAGCAGATACGCTACGGCATCGACTGGCTTGCGGCCAACGCGCCCACGGACTGGGTGCTCATGCTCGACTGCGACGAGATCATCTCTCCCGAGCTTCGGGCGAGCATTCTTGCCGCCCTCGCCTCCCCCGGCGACAAGACGGCCTTTTCCATGCCCCGGCGCACCTGGTATTTCGACAGGTTCCTCATGCACGGCGGCTCCTACCCCGACAGGCTGTTCCGCCTGTTCCTGCCGGAGGCCATCCGCATCGACAACAACGGCGCGCATCAGAAGTTCGTTCCCGCAGGGCCCTACGGGGAGCTTTCGGGCGACATGCTGCACTACACCTACTGCAGCTTCCAGAACCAGCTCGAAAAGCTCAACGACTATGCGGAACGCGGCGCGCGCGATCTTGAGGCGCAGGGGCGCAGGGGCGGCGTTGCCGCAGGGCTTCTGCACGGCTCCTGGCGCTTCATCGACATGTACATACGAAAGCTCGGCTTTCTTGACGGCCGTGCGGGCTTTCTCATGGCCGCGCATACGTCGTTCTACACGTTTCTCAAATATGTCCGCATACATGAGGGCGGCTGGGGCGCTCCCTACGAGCACGGCCTCTCCCATGCGGGCGAATCCACACACCCTGATTCCAGAAGAGGCTGA
- the pyrH gene encoding UMP kinase, whose product MSELKYRRVLLKLSGEALAGEKGSGIDPDTVQLICKEIADVARLGVQLALVIGGGNIFRGLSTSAKGMDRSNADYIGMLATVMNAVAVQDALEKMDCPTRVLSAIDIRELCEPYIHRRAIRHMEKGRIIICAAGTGNPYFTTDTAAALRGTELKCDAIIKATKVDGVYDKDPMKHSDAVRFDELSYDETLRRHLKVMDATAITLAQENSVPVIVCSMFGGHIKRVVCGEAAGTIVKGE is encoded by the coding sequence ATGAGCGAACTCAAATACCGGCGCGTGCTGCTCAAACTGAGCGGCGAAGCTCTCGCCGGTGAAAAAGGCAGTGGCATAGATCCCGATACCGTGCAGCTCATCTGCAAGGAAATCGCCGACGTGGCGAGACTCGGCGTACAGCTTGCGCTGGTCATCGGCGGCGGCAACATCTTCCGGGGGCTTTCCACCTCGGCCAAGGGCATGGACCGCTCCAACGCCGACTACATCGGCATGCTCGCCACGGTGATGAACGCCGTGGCCGTGCAGGACGCGCTGGAAAAGATGGACTGCCCCACCCGTGTGCTTTCCGCCATCGACATCCGGGAACTGTGCGAACCCTACATCCATCGCCGCGCCATACGCCACATGGAAAAGGGGCGCATCATCATCTGTGCGGCGGGCACGGGCAACCCCTATTTCACCACCGACACGGCGGCGGCCCTGCGCGGCACGGAACTCAAGTGCGACGCCATCATCAAGGCCACCAAGGTGGACGGCGTTTACGACAAGGACCCCATGAAGCACAGCGACGCGGTACGCTTCGACGAGCTCTCCTATGACGAGACGCTGCGCCGCCACCTCAAGGTCATGGACGCCACGGCCATCACTCTGGCCCAGGAAAACAGCGTGCCCGTCATCGTGTGCAGCATGTTCGGCGGTCACATCAAACGCGTTGTCTGCGGCGAAGCGGCAGGCACCATAGTAAAGGGAGAATAA
- the frr gene encoding ribosome recycling factor, producing the protein MDIETLQLDAEERMEKALVALDRDFGKLRTGRATTSLVDNIKVDYYGTLTPIQQLASVAVPDSRTVTIQPWDRNAFSPVEKAILKSDLGLTPMNDGRLIRITVPPLTEERRRDLTKVSKKYTEDAKVAMRNIRRDVNDALKKLEKDKEISADELKKAMDEVQKLTDAYVKKADVKAQAKEKEIMEI; encoded by the coding sequence ATGGATATCGAGACTCTGCAGCTCGACGCCGAAGAACGTATGGAAAAGGCCCTCGTCGCGCTCGACCGCGACTTCGGCAAACTCCGTACCGGCCGCGCCACCACGAGCCTGGTGGACAACATCAAGGTGGACTACTACGGAACGCTCACGCCCATACAGCAGCTCGCCTCCGTGGCCGTGCCCGACAGCCGCACCGTCACCATCCAGCCCTGGGACCGCAACGCCTTCTCCCCTGTGGAAAAGGCCATTCTGAAGTCCGACCTGGGCCTTACGCCCATGAACGACGGCCGCCTCATCCGCATCACGGTTCCGCCGCTCACGGAAGAACGCCGCCGCGACCTCACCAAGGTGAGCAAGAAGTACACGGAAGATGCGAAGGTCGCCATGCGCAACATCCGCCGCGACGTGAACGACGCGCTCAAGAAGCTGGAAAAGGACAAGGAAATTTCCGCGGACGAGCTGAAGAAGGCCATGGACGAGGTGCAGAAGCTCACCGACGCCTATGTGAAGAAGGCCGACGTGAAGGCTCAGGCCAAGGAAAAGGAAATCATGGAAATCTGA
- the uppS gene encoding polyprenyl diphosphate synthase encodes MEEKLPEHIAVIMDGNGRWARERGLPRSRGHLAGVDAVRALVRECRRLGIGYVTVYAFSRENWRRPETEVSFLFDLFLQFLRQELPELMKEDIRLSFIGEAGDLPFAVRHALEYAMKKTAGNRSMVFTLAISYAGREEILRAARLALEKGLRPEELTEEAFRTLLYDPALPDPDLVIRTSGEERLSNFLLFQSAYAELYFSPVLWPDFGPEELKKALTSYAGRVRRFGRTDEQLR; translated from the coding sequence ATGGAAGAAAAGCTTCCCGAGCACATCGCCGTCATCATGGACGGCAACGGCCGCTGGGCCAGGGAACGGGGCCTGCCCCGCTCCAGGGGGCATCTTGCGGGGGTGGACGCGGTGCGCGCCCTGGTGCGCGAGTGCCGCCGCCTCGGCATAGGATACGTCACCGTCTATGCCTTTTCCCGGGAAAACTGGCGGCGGCCCGAAACCGAAGTCAGCTTTCTTTTCGACCTGTTTCTGCAGTTTCTGCGGCAGGAACTGCCCGAACTCATGAAGGAAGACATACGCCTTTCCTTCATCGGCGAAGCGGGCGACCTGCCCTTTGCCGTGCGCCATGCCCTGGAATACGCCATGAAGAAAACGGCCGGCAACCGCTCCATGGTGTTCACGCTGGCCATAAGCTACGCCGGGCGGGAGGAAATACTGCGCGCCGCGCGGCTTGCGCTGGAAAAAGGCCTGCGCCCGGAAGAACTCACGGAAGAAGCCTTCCGCACCCTGCTCTACGACCCGGCCCTGCCCGACCCCGACCTTGTCATCCGCACCAGCGGGGAGGAGAGGCTCAGCAATTTCCTGCTGTTCCAGAGCGCCTATGCGGAACTCTACTTCAGCCCCGTGCTCTGGCCGGACTTCGGGCCGGAAGAGCTGAAAAAAGCCCTTACAAGCTATGCCGGGCGGGTACGCCGCTTCGGCAGGACGGATGAACAGCTGCGCTGA
- a CDS encoding phosphatidate cytidylyltransferase, producing MNEKFRAASLSLRLITAAVLAAVLIAAWTMGGWYVAALVAVLAVAGMGEFLFMFQREGGWVMKILGIVLAAGYVSAHALAPSFAPALAPQFCLAFCVMAAALYALVAWSREKTLDPLRRAAVLLCGILYIPVLLSPAMHFTRWEQLFVVLLPAASDMAAYFAGVSFGRHPIWPGVSPKKSVEGAAAGLLAAVAVACAMGFFLGKAGLVSFALLGAVMGVMAQLGDFFESALKRAVNVKDSSRLLPGHGGVLDRLDSISFCVGTYAFASALYPFFQ from the coding sequence ATGAACGAAAAATTTCGCGCCGCATCGCTGAGTCTGCGGCTCATCACGGCCGCGGTGCTCGCGGCGGTGCTCATTGCCGCGTGGACCATGGGCGGCTGGTATGTCGCCGCGCTCGTGGCGGTGCTCGCCGTGGCGGGCATGGGGGAATTTCTCTTTATGTTCCAGCGCGAAGGCGGCTGGGTCATGAAAATCCTCGGCATTGTGCTCGCCGCAGGCTATGTGAGCGCCCATGCGCTTGCGCCCTCCTTTGCCCCCGCCCTCGCTCCCCAGTTCTGCCTGGCCTTCTGCGTCATGGCGGCGGCGCTGTACGCCCTCGTTGCCTGGAGCCGTGAAAAAACGCTCGACCCGCTGCGCCGTGCCGCGGTGCTGCTCTGCGGCATACTCTACATCCCCGTTCTTCTTTCCCCGGCCATGCACTTCACCCGCTGGGAACAGCTCTTCGTGGTGCTTCTGCCCGCCGCCTCCGATATGGCGGCCTATTTTGCGGGCGTGAGCTTCGGCAGGCATCCCATCTGGCCGGGCGTCAGCCCCAAAAAGAGCGTGGAAGGCGCGGCGGCCGGTCTTCTGGCCGCCGTGGCGGTGGCCTGCGCCATGGGCTTTTTCCTCGGCAAGGCAGGCCTTGTCTCCTTCGCCCTGCTCGGCGCGGTCATGGGCGTCATGGCCCAGCTCGGCGACTTCTTCGAATCCGCGCTGAAAAGAGCCGTGAACGTGAAGGACTCCAGCCGCCTGCTTCCCGGGCACGGCGGCGTGCTCGACAGGCTCGACAGCATATCCTTCTGCGTAGGCACCTACGCCTTCGCCTCGGCCCTGTATCCCTTCTTCCAGTAG
- the dxr gene encoding 1-deoxy-D-xylulose-5-phosphate reductoisomerase — translation MMKYISGIPCEAHALPFPRRLALMGCTGSIGTSTLRVLESWKDSGKFTVQALAAGRNIELLARQADMWRPPFLAVLEKDGPHGIDALRRLLPSGYRPEILSGREGYAALASLPEVDMVLSAQVGAAGLRATVSAALAGKTICLANKESLVLAGGLIRNLCARTGAVVLPVDSEHCALFESMAGRRESDIARLILTASGGPFRGKSREFMEKVRPQDALRHPSWSMGAKITIDSATLMNKGLEVIEAFHLYHVAVKDIEVVVHPQSVVHSLVELADGSLIGQLAVPDMRVPIAACLSWPYLLDGTRTNIRPLRLAEVGSLTFEEPRRDLFPCLDLACRALEAGLTVELNAANEVAVARFLAEDIGFTHIPALVEDMLGASTARQDFTLHDGPLGPQVQAALESIEACDAATREKAALWRARA, via the coding sequence TTGATGAAATACATCAGCGGCATACCCTGTGAAGCCCATGCCCTGCCCTTTCCCCGCCGCCTCGCCCTCATGGGCTGCACCGGTTCCATAGGTACCAGCACCCTGCGCGTGCTGGAATCCTGGAAGGATTCGGGGAAATTCACGGTGCAGGCCCTTGCCGCAGGCCGCAACATCGAACTTCTGGCCCGTCAGGCCGACATGTGGCGTCCGCCCTTTCTTGCCGTTCTGGAAAAGGACGGCCCCCACGGCATAGACGCGCTGCGCAGGCTTCTTCCCTCCGGCTACCGGCCGGAAATACTCTCCGGCCGGGAAGGCTACGCAGCCCTCGCCTCCCTGCCCGAGGTGGACATGGTGCTTTCCGCCCAGGTGGGCGCGGCCGGGCTCCGGGCCACGGTATCCGCCGCCCTTGCGGGCAAAACCATCTGCCTTGCCAACAAGGAATCGCTGGTGCTTGCCGGGGGGCTCATCCGCAATCTCTGCGCGCGCACGGGCGCCGTCGTCCTTCCCGTGGATTCGGAGCACTGCGCCCTGTTCGAGAGCATGGCGGGCCGCAGGGAAAGCGACATCGCCCGCCTCATACTCACGGCTTCCGGCGGGCCCTTCCGGGGCAAGAGCCGGGAATTCATGGAAAAGGTGCGCCCGCAGGACGCGCTGCGCCACCCGAGCTGGTCCATGGGCGCGAAAATCACCATCGACTCGGCCACGCTCATGAACAAGGGGCTGGAAGTCATCGAAGCCTTCCACCTCTACCATGTGGCTGTGAAGGATATCGAGGTGGTGGTGCATCCGCAGTCCGTGGTGCATTCTCTGGTGGAACTTGCCGACGGCTCGCTCATCGGTCAGCTTGCCGTGCCGGACATGCGCGTTCCCATTGCGGCCTGCCTTTCCTGGCCGTATCTGCTGGACGGGACGCGCACGAACATACGGCCGCTGCGCCTTGCCGAGGTGGGGAGCCTCACCTTTGAAGAACCGCGCCGCGACCTTTTTCCCTGCCTCGACCTTGCCTGCCGCGCGCTGGAGGCGGGGCTCACCGTCGAACTCAACGCCGCCAACGAAGTGGCCGTGGCCCGCTTCCTTGCCGAAGACATAGGCTTCACCCACATTCCCGCGCTGGTGGAGGACATGCTCGGCGCATCCACCGCAAGGCAGGATTTCACGCTGCATGACGGCCCCCTCGGGCCGCAGGTGCAGGCGGCGCTGGAAAGCATTGAAGCGTGCGACGCCGCCACCAGGGAAAAGGCCGCCCTCTGGCGCGCCCGCGCATAG
- the rseP gene encoding RIP metalloprotease RseP, producing MQSLLHYLSYWDSALAVVLVFGGLIFFHELGHFVAFRAFKVGVITFSIGMGPKLCSFRRGKTEYRLSWLPFGGYVSGVGEYSDEVESLGFTQEEAVTSKPAWQRLIIAFAGPFMNLIIAWFIYWGLTLSMGLAVPLPQAGGILQGSAAMEAGLLPGDMITAIDGKPVDRWEQVPETVGASGGRTLNVQVEREGRSMTFSMTPTRSERTNIFGETETAWLIGVQASGAVRYEEKGFFESAVLGLRQTWNMIDVTLTGVKKLVTGSVAADSVGGPILIAQMLGKQAEEGLAPLLLLTALISVNLGLLNLFPIPVLDGGSILFCIVEIIIRRPVPEKVQEWSMRVGAGLLIALMVFATFNDVMRWFR from the coding sequence ATGCAGTCATTACTTCACTATCTTTCCTACTGGGATTCCGCGCTGGCCGTGGTGCTGGTGTTCGGAGGGCTCATCTTCTTCCATGAACTGGGGCACTTCGTGGCCTTCCGCGCCTTCAAGGTGGGGGTCATCACCTTTTCCATCGGCATGGGGCCGAAGCTGTGCAGCTTCCGGCGCGGCAAAACGGAATACCGCCTTTCCTGGCTGCCCTTCGGCGGCTACGTTTCAGGCGTGGGCGAATACAGCGACGAGGTGGAAAGCCTCGGCTTCACGCAGGAAGAGGCCGTCACCAGCAAGCCCGCCTGGCAGAGGCTCATCATTGCCTTCGCAGGGCCGTTCATGAACCTCATCATCGCCTGGTTCATCTACTGGGGCCTCACCCTGAGCATGGGCCTTGCCGTGCCGCTGCCTCAGGCGGGCGGCATTCTGCAGGGCAGCGCGGCCATGGAGGCGGGCCTTCTGCCCGGCGACATGATCACCGCCATCGACGGCAAGCCTGTCGACCGCTGGGAACAGGTTCCCGAAACCGTGGGCGCTTCCGGCGGCCGCACCCTCAACGTGCAGGTGGAGCGCGAAGGCCGGTCCATGACCTTTTCCATGACGCCCACGCGCAGCGAGCGCACCAACATCTTCGGCGAAACGGAAACCGCCTGGCTCATCGGCGTGCAGGCCTCCGGCGCGGTACGCTATGAGGAAAAGGGTTTCTTCGAATCCGCCGTGCTCGGCCTCCGGCAGACCTGGAACATGATCGACGTCACCCTCACCGGCGTGAAGAAGCTCGTCACCGGTTCCGTGGCCGCCGATTCCGTGGGCGGGCCCATTCTCATCGCCCAGATGCTGGGCAAACAGGCCGAAGAAGGGCTTGCGCCGCTTCTGCTGCTCACCGCGCTCATCAGCGTGAACCTCGGTCTGCTCAATCTCTTCCCCATCCCGGTGCTGGACGGCGGCTCCATCCTGTTCTGCATCGTGGAAATCATCATCCGTCGTCCGGTGCCGGAAAAGGTGCAGGAATGGTCCATGCGCGTGGGCGCGGGCCTTCTCATCGCACTCATGGTCTTCGCCACCTTCAACGACGTCATGCGCTGGTTCAGGTAA
- the tsaB gene encoding tRNA (adenosine(37)-N6)-threonylcarbamoyltransferase complex dimerization subunit type 1 TsaB, whose amino-acid sequence MQDITLVLNTAEKRVQFALFREGSMLCAEDWLAQRGGTELLAPALAEACARLGFTPASIGRIACVAGPGNFTGLRIGLTTASALARAVKAKQAGIHYLQCLAANAPAREGEEVLVLTNARQGLAYGARFRADAGGCPVPMGRTFLLPLPPLPEGFTPGNPAFVLGSAVNSNLACLKAALPASTRILTGDAATPAPASLAALVRAIDWEKEDGSDIPPLYMRDCDAVENLDAIARAQGRTPEIAHQELERLTHASLTLME is encoded by the coding sequence ATGCAGGATATCACCCTTGTTCTGAACACGGCGGAAAAGCGGGTGCAGTTCGCCCTTTTCCGCGAAGGTTCCATGCTCTGCGCCGAAGACTGGCTCGCCCAGCGCGGCGGCACCGAACTGCTCGCTCCGGCGCTTGCCGAAGCCTGCGCGCGCCTCGGCTTCACCCCCGCTTCCATCGGCCGCATCGCCTGTGTGGCGGGCCCGGGCAACTTCACGGGCCTTCGCATAGGCCTCACCACCGCTTCCGCTCTGGCCCGCGCCGTGAAGGCAAAACAGGCGGGCATACACTACCTTCAGTGCCTGGCGGCCAACGCCCCGGCGCGCGAAGGCGAAGAGGTGCTCGTGCTCACCAACGCCCGGCAGGGCCTGGCCTACGGCGCGCGCTTTCGCGCCGATGCCGGGGGATGCCCCGTGCCCATGGGCCGCACCTTCCTGCTGCCCCTGCCGCCCCTGCCCGAAGGCTTTACCCCGGGCAACCCCGCCTTCGTGCTCGGCAGCGCCGTGAACAGCAATCTTGCCTGCCTGAAGGCGGCCCTGCCCGCCTCCACGCGCATCCTTACCGGCGATGCCGCCACCCCCGCCCCGGCTTCCCTGGCCGCCCTGGTACGCGCCATCGACTGGGAAAAGGAAGACGGCTCCGATATTCCGCCCCTCTACATGCGCGACTGCGACGCCGTGGAAAACCTCGACGCCATAGCCCGCGCCCAGGGCCGCACCCCGGAAATCGCCCATCAGGAACTGGAACGCCTCACCCACGCTTCCCTTACCCTGATGGAATAA
- a CDS encoding nitroreductase family protein translates to MDVYQAMATRRTVRDFEDRPVDGRTVERLLDAGLKAPSNTHLRQWEFVIVNDREARARLLRVRNMTSREECDAMLDGFGLTDADQRAMFHEAMPRQFSMLYNAGCLILPFFRVKEPLLHPTSLSSLNDFASIWCCIENILLAAAAEGIFGVTRIPMAEESGHIRTVLQHPDNYVMPCYIALGYPARNASLPKQKEINVRERIHFGVW, encoded by the coding sequence ATGGACGTTTATCAGGCCATGGCGACGAGGAGAACCGTGCGGGATTTTGAAGACAGGCCCGTGGACGGCAGAACCGTGGAGCGCCTGCTGGACGCCGGGTTGAAGGCGCCGAGCAACACGCATCTGCGCCAGTGGGAATTCGTCATCGTCAACGACAGGGAAGCCCGGGCAAGACTGCTGCGGGTGAGGAACATGACCAGCCGGGAGGAATGCGACGCCATGCTCGACGGCTTCGGCCTTACCGATGCCGATCAGCGCGCCATGTTCCACGAGGCCATGCCGAGGCAGTTTTCCATGCTGTACAACGCGGGCTGTCTCATCCTTCCCTTTTTCCGGGTGAAGGAACCGCTGCTGCATCCCACCTCGCTGAGTTCCCTCAACGATTTCGCCTCCATCTGGTGCTGCATCGAGAATATTCTGCTGGCGGCGGCCGCCGAGGGGATTTTCGGCGTGACGCGCATCCCCATGGCTGAGGAATCCGGGCATATCAGAACGGTGCTTCAGCACCCGGACAACTATGTCATGCCCTGTTATATCGCCCTGGGGTATCCGGCAAGGAACGCTTCCCTGCCGAAGCAGAAGGAAATAAACGTGCGGGAGAGAATACACTTCGGCGTATGGTGA
- a CDS encoding helix-turn-helix transcriptional regulator: MQVERLFRILLFLMKGSRVTARELAEYCSVSVRTVQRDLDALSLAGIPICSSRGYGGGVGLLREFTLDRTFMTAQEQADVLHGLQALQGAGYSGADEAFRKLAALFRKGAEQSWLRVDFSSWCGSGFDREKFDGLKAAILGRKVITFTYFSSENRVSEKCAEPLCLLFRERAWYVCVFDRGKNREMILRASRIRNLRVTEEHFERTMQTDPMAAPDYAASCAMQRVRLRVKAEHAFRVFDEFPEEAVLPQPDGSFLIDEPMPVNEWLTGYLLSFADALEVLEPEALRETLREKIRLMQKKYDGRLSDS, from the coding sequence ATGCAGGTGGAGCGTCTTTTCAGGATTCTGTTGTTTTTGATGAAGGGGTCCCGCGTTACGGCCCGGGAGCTTGCGGAATACTGTTCCGTTTCCGTAAGAACCGTGCAGAGGGATCTGGATGCCCTGAGTCTGGCGGGGATTCCCATCTGCTCCAGCCGGGGCTACGGCGGGGGCGTGGGGCTGCTCAGGGAATTCACCCTGGACAGAACATTCATGACCGCACAGGAGCAGGCGGATGTGCTGCACGGCCTGCAGGCGTTGCAGGGGGCGGGATACTCCGGGGCCGACGAGGCCTTCCGCAAGCTTGCCGCCCTGTTCCGCAAGGGCGCGGAGCAGAGCTGGCTGCGTGTGGATTTTTCCTCCTGGTGCGGTTCCGGCTTCGATAGGGAGAAGTTCGACGGGCTGAAGGCGGCGATTCTCGGCAGAAAGGTCATCACCTTCACCTACTTCAGTTCGGAAAACCGCGTTTCGGAAAAATGTGCGGAGCCTTTGTGCCTGCTGTTTCGGGAACGGGCCTGGTATGTATGTGTGTTTGACCGCGGGAAAAACCGTGAAATGATATTGCGGGCCTCGCGCATACGGAATCTGCGGGTGACGGAGGAGCATTTCGAGCGCACCATGCAGACGGACCCCATGGCGGCCCCGGATTATGCCGCAAGCTGCGCGATGCAGCGGGTGCGGCTCCGGGTGAAGGCGGAACATGCCTTTCGCGTGTTCGACGAGTTTCCCGAAGAGGCCGTTCTTCCCCAGCCGGACGGGTCGTTCCTCATCGATGAGCCCATGCCCGTCAACGAATGGCTCACGGGCTATCTGCTTTCCTTTGCCGATGCGCTGGAAGTGCTTGAACCTGAAGCGCTGCGCGAGACGCTGAGGGAAAAAATCCGCCTGATGCAGAAGAAATATGACGGGCGTCTGTCCGATTCCTGA
- a CDS encoding efflux RND transporter periplasmic adaptor subunit, producing MKRKLFFSLIALLAVAACACWWYGKQQSARQVHYLTETVKRGNIRKTVNATGEVDAVQLVTVGSQASGKIMELNAVIGQKVKKGDLIAQIDPTTRQNDLDTARALLKTYQAQLESRKIALKVAQTKYDRELKLRKSDSTSRANLEDAENTLAAARASVTEMESQILQQNIAVNTAETNLGYTKIVAPLDGVIVSVPVKEGQTVNANQTTPTIAQIADLTDMEIKIEVSEGDIPFIREGMNVSYTLLGAPDKVYKTKISSIDPGDTTLSDASSSGSSSSSASSSSSSSSSSSSSAIYYYAKARVSNPDGLLRLSMTTQNVIDIAEAKNVLTLPSLVIQTDGSGGRFVRVLGKDGAVENRAVETGLTNNVLTEIRSGLQEGEAVVATQMSAAELMDTLANPRSNRKGSPPPR from the coding sequence ATGAAAAGAAAACTGTTCTTTTCCCTCATCGCGCTCCTTGCCGTTGCGGCCTGTGCCTGCTGGTGGTACGGGAAGCAACAGAGCGCCCGGCAGGTACATTACCTTACGGAAACCGTGAAGCGCGGAAACATTCGAAAAACAGTAAACGCCACGGGCGAAGTGGACGCGGTACAGCTTGTTACGGTAGGTTCGCAGGCTTCGGGCAAGATCATGGAGCTGAACGCCGTCATCGGGCAGAAGGTGAAGAAGGGAGACCTCATCGCTCAGATAGATCCCACCACGCGGCAGAACGACCTGGACACGGCGCGGGCGCTGCTGAAAACGTACCAGGCGCAGCTTGAATCGCGCAAGATTGCGCTGAAGGTGGCGCAGACCAAGTACGACCGCGAGCTGAAGCTGAGAAAGAGCGATTCCACCTCCCGTGCGAATCTGGAAGACGCGGAAAACACGCTTGCGGCGGCCAGGGCCAGCGTCACGGAAATGGAATCGCAGATACTGCAGCAGAACATTGCGGTGAACACTGCGGAAACGAACCTCGGCTACACCAAGATTGTGGCTCCGCTCGACGGGGTGATCGTGTCCGTACCGGTGAAGGAAGGTCAGACGGTGAACGCCAACCAGACCACGCCCACCATTGCCCAGATAGCGGACCTTACGGACATGGAAATCAAGATCGAGGTCTCGGAAGGCGACATTCCCTTCATCAGGGAAGGCATGAACGTGAGCTATACGCTGCTCGGCGCGCCCGACAAGGTGTACAAAACGAAGATATCCTCCATTGATCCCGGCGACACCACGCTTTCCGACGCATCCTCCTCCGGTTCGTCCTCGTCGTCCGCCTCGTCCTCGTCGTCCTCTTCGTCGTCCTCGAGCTCTTCGGCCATCTATTACTACGCCAAGGCGCGCGTTTCCAACCCCGACGGGCTTCTGCGGCTCAGCATGACCACGCAGAACGTGATCGACATTGCGGAGGCGAAGAATGTGCTCACGCTGCCCAGCCTGGTGATTCAGACGGACGGCAGCGGCGGCAGGTTCGTGCGCGTGCTCGGCAAAGACGGCGCGGTGGAAAACCGTGCGGTGGAAACGGGACTCACCAACAACGTGCTGACGGAAATCCGTTCCGGCCTTCAGGAAGGGGAAGCCGTCGTCGCCACGCAGATGTCCGCAGCGGAGCTCATGGATACGCTGGCCAATCCGCGCAGCAACCGGAAGGGCTCTCCGCCCCCCCGCTGA